The sequence CCCACTGACGACCGAGGTATGAGAATACACCGATCAAGAAGTGGAAAATAATCAACTGGTAAGGGCCACCGTTGTATAACCACTCGTCTAAGGATGCTGCTTCCCAAATTGGGTAGAAGTGTAGACCAATAGCATTGGAGCTAGGTACTACTGCTCCAGAGATGATGTTGTTGCCGTAGATCAAGGAACCTGCTACAGGCTCACGAATACCGTCGATGTCTACAGGAGGTGCTGCGACGAAAGCGATCAGGAAACAAGTTGTTGCTGCTAGGAGGGTGGGGATCATCAAGACGCCGAACCAACCGACATAGATACGGTTGTTAGTGCTTGTTACCCACTGACAGAAATTCTCCCAAGCACCGCGTGTTTCGCGCTGTTGTAAAGTAGTTGTCATTGTGTTTATGATTGCTTTATTTATTTATTTGTCTAGGTTCTAAACTAGATGAGCCAGGAAGCAGATGAATGATTTGCTCTTGTCTCTGTAATTAAATATAGCTGAGTATTTATACTTTATCAAGCTTTGTAACATTCTTATTATTAATGTTAACTATAAGCTTGTCTTATGTTTACTTTTTCTTTTCAATATATTCACGCCAATACAAAATTTTTCCGTTTGCCAATTCAAACACAATCGCGTCTTCTGCAAAACCCTCTTTTCCAGTCTTACGGTTTTGGTCACGCCAATCCCATTCCACTGCACCACAATTTTTATCTACATCTAGAATAGTTCGTTTAATTGTTACAGAGGTATGGTGAAACTGTTTAAAGTAATCCTGGGCAGCCTTTTTAATCTGCTGCTTACCCATGAACTTAAAACCTGCGGCAATAAATATTGCATTTTCAGCAAAATCATCAACGATCGCTTGAGCATTTTGCTGTTCCCAAGCTTGAGCTTGTCTTACTATGATCTCTTGAATTTGTGCTGATGAGAGTAAAGACTCAGCCATAATTTGGGGTGTCGCCAAAGTGCTAAGAATCACAGTAATTATGACGATTGAAAGTGTTAAACAGTCTAAATATTTGCGTGGGAAATTCAATTTATTTAATTGGCTTTTCAGTCAGGTAACACATACAAGGCACAGTTTAAACGCCTATAGCATATAGCTTATAACTAATTGTTATTCTCGTCAGAAAAAAACATCACCTTGCCACCATAGGCTCGCTGCAAGTTTTCATCGCGCAACACCTGTTGTCTTTGTCCTGCGGCAATTAGCTCTTTATTGAGCAAGATTAATTCATCAAAATTGGTTATTGATTCACCTAAATCATGATTGACCACCACCACAATTTTGCCCCGATCGGCAAGCTGATGAAAAATCTTGAATATAATATTTTCAGTCTTTTGATCTACTCCCACAAATGGCTCATCAAAAAAGAATACTTCTGCCTGTTGTGCTAAGGATCTGGCTAAAAACACTCGCTGTTGCTGTCCGCCTGAAAGTTGACCGAGGGGACGGTGTTGATATTCGCTCATTTCTACCTGCTCGAGTGCAGCCATTGCTTGACGACGACTAACATTAGAAAAACGACGAAACCATCCTGTTTTACGAACTTGACCCATCATGACCACATCCCAAACGGTTACGGGGTATGTCCAGTCAATTTGCGATCGCTGGGGAACATAGGCAATTTTATCAAGATGGTGCTGTATTGGTTGCCCATCATAAGATACCGACCCACTATTGGCAGGAATAAGACCTAACATAGCTTTAACTAGAGTACTTTTCCCTGCACCATTGGGGCCAAATACTCCAGTTACTTTACCTGGTGTCAGATTTAGAGAAATATTTCGCAGTGCTTCGACTGTACGGTAACAAACTCCTAAATTATCAACGGCGATCGCGTTGTAGCTCATGACTCAAGTAAAATATGAAAGGATTATGATAAACATTATGAAAGAAATATGATAAATATGTCAATCTTAGGTTTGTACGGAAAACAGTATGGTTGCTGAACAATTTAGTACTCGGCGATGGTTTGTCTTAGCAGGAGCTTGTTTAGGCTTATTACTAGTTGGATGTGAAGCAAGTGGAGATCGAGTAGAAAGTGACAAACCGCAAGTAGTTTCAACTAGTACGATCATTGCCGATTTGACTGAAAAAGTGGGGGGAGATGAAATCAGTCATCAGGGTATTTTAGAGCCTGGAGCCGATCCTCATGTATATGAACCAACCCCACAAAATAGCGTAGCGTTAGAGCAAGCAGATTTAATCTTATATAACGGATTTAATTTAGAGCCAGGAATCATCAAAATGATTAGCTCGACGGGAGTTAACGCGAAGAAATATGCTGTAGGAGAAGTAGTTACACCACTAGATTTTGAATATCAGGGACAACAAGAACCCGATCCTCATGTATGGGGAGATGCGCAAAATGCGATCGCGATGACGAAAGCAATTCGCGATCGCTTAATTGAACTATCCCCTGAAGATCGAGCAGAATTTACAGCTAATGCTGAGGAGTTGATTACCGAGTTACAGCAGGTCGATCGGTGGATTACCGAACAGATTAAAACTATTCCCCCAGCGAAACGGCGGTTAGTTACCACTCATGATGCGTTTCAGTATTATACTCGCGCCTATGGTCTAGAAATGGCAGGAACATTGATTGGAATTAGTACAGAGGAACAGCCGAGCGCCCAAACAGTTAAGAATTTGGCTAATGAGATTAGAAAAATGCAGATACCCGCAATTTTCGCCGAAACAACCATCAATCCTCAGTTAATTCAGACAGTTGCCGAAGAAGCGGGAGTAAGGCTTGCACCACAGGAACTATATTCTGACTCTATCGGTGTCAAAGGAAGCGAGGGAGATAGTTATGTCAAAATGTTGGTAGCCAATACTAAATCTATCGTTGAGTCATTAGGTGGAGACTATCAGGCATTTATGAGGTAATTAATAAGTAATAAGTAATAAATAATAGGTAATCAAGGAAACTTGCTAAACTGATCATTACATTACGATGTCTCTTCTCCAACTAATCAGCTATGGGATTGAAGAAGGATGTAGTTCGTATTCATAAGTCTGAGGTGTAGTAACAGAATTACGCTCCTTACTCTCGGCTTTTCTAGTCTCAATCAAGATAACTATGTCAATTATTCACGGCAGTTGGATCGTTAATGCGGGTCAAGATTATTTCTTTGTCTGGGGACAAACTTGGCGTTCTTTGGTTAACGAAACCTTCTCTCTTAATAAGTCGGGGGATTTTATTCATCCCTTTAACTTACAACGTTCAGAATTACTCGATCTGTTCCAAAGCCATGAATTAGATGTTGCCGATTTATTGGCTCAAAGCAAGTGGCATACTCAGCTAGTAGGAATGCCGACGATCATTACCGAAACGTCAGTGAGCAAAAAAGTACAGCCTGTATTTGCGGGAAACGCAGTTAAAGGGGAATCAAAGTTAGATCTGTATCTTTGGGAAGTAAAAGGATTTCGTCTAACTGTCGAGGAAACCATTAGTCTATTGCAGATATTATCCCTAGCTGCGCTACAGTCTGGTACAGATTATTTGGCGGGAGATCTACGTTATTGGTCGCATATATATCGCTGGGTATTAGATTTAATCGTCAGACAAAAGTTTCTGCCAGGAATTGAAGTTAAAAAATCTCGTAGAACTAACTACAGAAGTGTCTGGCAACCTCTAATTGATAGCGAAATCGATCGAGTACGCTTGGCAAAATTTACTCAAGCACTACCAGAAGCTTGTTTAGCCTATCTGGATGCGGAAGAATCTCAAGCCAATACTACCGAGGAAGGATTATTATTGCGATCGCTTTCTCTACTCTTAGATGGGCGGTTGCGTTCTTGGATTGACTATAATCCCAATAGTTATAAAGATATAAGTATTGAACCCTGGTTGCGATCGCTCTCGGGATCTCCTGTTTTAGAAACAAATTTAAGTGATGCTAACCGTTTGACTCATGCTTTGTATAGCTGGACTTTACCTGTCAGCGAGTATATAGTTAATCGGCAAAATGAATTAGGCTTAAATCGTTATCGAGTCTGTTTTGTGCTGGCACCGCCAATAGAAACTAAGGAAGATAGCGAACAGCCAGACTGGTCATTAAACTATTATTTACAAGCTTTAGATAATCCCGATTTTATCGTTGATGCAGCGACGATCTGGCAATGTGCTGCTGAATTTCTCAAAATTGGCGATCGCACTATTGAAAATCCCCAGGAAACCTTACTTAAAGGCTTAGGATTAGCAACTCGTATTTATGAACCTGTGCGGGAAAGTTTAAATCATAGTCACCCTAGTAGTTGTATTCTCGATCCAATTCAGGTGTATGAGTTTATTCGGGCGAAGGTTTGGCAGTTAAGGGACAATGGTTTAGGCGTAATTCTGCCTCCTGGCTTAACCAACGACAATCGAGAACAAAGACTGGGCATCAAAATGACTGCTAGCGTTTCTCAGAGGAAGGGAGAGCGTTTAAGTCTGCAAAGTATGCTTAAGTATAAATTAGAAATTGCCGTAGGCGATCGCACTGTTTCTAAAACAGACTTTAAAAAGTTACTGGCACAGAAGTCACCCATTGTGGAAATCGATGGACAGTGGATTGCCCTGCAACCAGCAGATGTTAGGGCTGCCCAAGCGGTATTAGATCAGTCTAACGATCAGCTGGATCTTTCAGTAGAAGATGCATTGCGTTTATCCACAGGAGATACTAAAACTTTAGCCAAGTTGCCCGTAGTTAAGTTTGAACCGACAGGAGTCTTAGCAGGCTTATTAGATAATTTGTCCGATGATAAGTCTGTCGAACCCGTGAATAAAATTAAGGATTTTAAAGGTGAATTACGTCCTTATCAGGCAAAGGGTGTGGGCTGGCTATCCTTTTTAGACACTTGGGGATTAGGTGCTTGTTTAGCAGACGATATGGGTTTGGGCAAAACGATCCAATTAATTGCCTTCTTACTTAATCTTAAGCAGCAAAAGCTGTTAACGAAACCAACATTGTTAATCTGCCCTACTTCCGTAATTAACAACTGGGAACGAGAAGTTAAAAAATTTGCCCCCACATTACAAGCTATGATTCATCACGGCAATCAAAGAGAACAAGGAAAGGCATTTGCTAAAATAGTTAAGGATAAACAACTAGTAATCACCAGTTATTCCTTAGTGCATCGCGATCAAAAAACCTTATCAGGTATTGATTGGCAAGGGATAGTGTTAGACGAAGCCCAAAACATTAAAAACCCTGTGGCAAAACAATCTCAAGCGGTTAGAGAAATTCCCGCAGGATTTCGGATTGCCTTAACTGGTACGCCTGTAGAAAATCGTCTCACTGAACTATGGTCAATTCTGGATTTTCTTAATCCTGGCTTTTTGGGCAATCGCAACTTCTTCCAAAAGAGGTTTGCCGTACCGATCGAAAAATATGGCGATCGCGAATCTTTAAACATCCTCAGATCGCTAACGCAACCATTTATTCTCCGTCGTTTAAAAACCGATAAAAATATCATTCAAGACTTGCCCGAAAAGCAAGAAATGAACGTATTCTGTGGATTATCGGCAGAACAGGCAGAACTCTATCAACAACTAGTAGATAACTCCCTCGAAGAGATTGAAGATGCTGATGGGATCAAACGCCGTGGCTTAATTCTGACACTGCTACTACGTCTTAAACAGCTTTGCAACCATCCCGAATTACTCGATCGCCATCAAGACAAAAAAGCGATCGTCAAGACAGAACATTTCGGCGATCGCTCTGGTAAACTATTGCGTTTAGAAGAAATGCTCGAAGAAATTGTCGATGAAGGCGATCGCTCTTTAATTTTTACTCAGTTTTCCGAGTGGGGCAAAATACTCAAACCCTATCTATCTGAGAAGCTAAAACAAGAAGTAATGTTCTTATACGGGGCAACTCCGCGCGAAGCTAGACAAGAAATGGTAGATCGCTTCCAAAATGAACCCAATGGCCCCAAAATCTTCATTCTATCCCTTAAAGCTGGGGGAACTGGACTCAACCTCACTAGAGCAAATCATGTCTTCCACGTCGATCGCTGGTGGAATCCTGCGGTAGAAAATCAGGCAACAGATCGAGCATTTCGTATTGGACAACAACGCAATGTGCAGGTACATAAATTTGTCTGTACAGGTACCCTAGAAGAACGGATTAACGACATCATTGAAAGCAAAAAAGAACTAGCCGAACAAACTGTCGGCGCAGGGGAACAGTGGTTAACAGATCTTGATACTGGCAGTCTGCGTAATCTATTGTTATTAGATCGAGATGCAGTTATTGATGATTAAAAAAAAAGATAATCAGTTAATCAGTCCTGAAATAGACAAAATAAAGTGATCGCTTGAAACTTTATTTCATTTATTGCCAGGTAATTAAACAGTTACATTTTACATTCTCTATCTCTTTAGACTATCTTTCTAAATAAATATACGTAAAATAGTGAAAGTTAATCTTTCATAGTTAAGGATAGGAGATAGGAAATTGAAGAAAATAGAAGCTATTATCAGACCTTTTAAATTAGATGAAGTCAAAATAGCCTTAGTTAACGCTGGGGTAGTTGGGATGACAGTTTCCGAGGTTCGGGGATTTGGTCGTCAAAAAGGACAAACTGAGCGTTATCGCGGTTCTGAATATACGGTTGAGTTTCTACAAAAGCTCAAAATTGAAATTGTTATTGAAGACGATCAAGTGAATATGGTGGTAGACAAAATTATCGCTGCTGCTCGCACTGGTGAAATTGGAGACGGTAAAATATTTGTTTACCCTGTAGATCAAGTGGTACGGATTCGGACTGGCGAAAAAAATCTCGAAGCTGTATAGCATTCGGAAAATCGCCTCCAAATTGACATAGAACAATAATTTTTTGATTATTTATCTAACTCAATCACAGCATTAGCATCTGGAGTCAAAAATAGTAGATTCTAGGTGCTTTTTAGGAATATTTGCAAAAAGCCGTAAAAATTAGGAAGATATATTATTTCCCCAAGTCCCAAGTCCCAAGTCCCTAAATCCCTAAATCCCTAAATCCCAGTCAACAATAGTTAAAAATTAACCGAACAGTATTGGCTTAGATCTAGCTCTATCCATAATCTAAAAATTATGATTTTTACCAAAAGCATTGGTTTTTATATATGATAATATAAATAATCATTGCATATTGAGGAGCAAAGTCTCTTGATTCCAGCCACTCTGCATCAATTAAAGGTATTTGAGACAGTCGCCCGCAACGGCAGCTTCACTCGTGCAGCAGAAGAACTGTTGATTACACAGCCAACTGTTTCTAGTCAAGTCAAGCAACTGACTAATTCAGTAGGACTACCTTTATTTGAACAAATCGGTAAAAGACTATATCTTACTGATGCAGGTCAAGAGTTACTGCTTACCTGTCAAGATATTTTTGAAAAGCTCAACAATTTTGAAATCAAAATAGCAGATCTCAAGGGAACAAAACAAGGACAGCTAAATCTGGCTGTAATTACTACTGCTAAATATTTTGTCCCCAGATTACTTGGTTCTTTTTGTCAAAACTATCCTGGTATTGATGTTGCACTCCAGGTGACCAATCATCAAGAAATTCAACAGCGCATGTTAGCGAATAAAGATGATTTATACGTAGTTAGTAATCCGTCCAATGATGTTGATTTGACTACTAAGCCATTTCTCAATAATCCTTTAGTTGTCGTGGCGAGAAAGGATCACCCATTAGCCAACAAAAAAAATATCGATTTAAAAGAGTTGAACAATCAACCTTTTATTATGAGGGAGCAAGGTTCAGGTACTAGAGAGTCGATTGTGAAATTATTAACGGAAAATAATCTTTCGGTCAAGGTTAAATTGGAGTTGGGTAGTAATGAAGCAATTAAACAAGCTATTTACGGCGGATTGGGTATCTCTATCTTGTCAGAACACTCTCTATTTTCCGAGGGGATGTCAGGAGAATTAACCATTCTCGACTTTAAACACTTTCCCATCAAGCGCCGTTGGTATGTTGCTTATTTAGCGGGTAAAAAACTCTCAGTCATTGCGGAAACCTTTCTGGATTACCTATTAGAAGAAAGTCCCAAGATGTCTTTTCCTCAGTCAAGTATCTTGGCTAGATCAAATTAATAAGAGCGTTTTACCCTGGCTTGTGGTAAAGAATTTTCTAACCTGCCAAGGTTTAGCTACAATCTAGAGTGGAGTTTAGACAATACTTCATTGCATCGCCACTAGCTAGTTATTATGATGAGGTAAAAATTATGGCTAATAGTCGTCGCGTCGCTCGTGTAGCTGCTTTGATTAAGCGAGAAGTGAGCCAAATGTTGTTTAGTGAAATTAAAGATGATCGCGTTGGTGCGGGGATGGTTAGTATTACTGACGTGGACGTTTCTGGAGATCTACAGCACGCTAAAATCTTTGTCAGTATTTATGGTACAGATGAAGCCAGAGAAGAAACGATGGCTGGCTTAGACTCTTCTTCTCACTATATTCGCAAGGAATTGGGTAGTCGGATGAAGTTAAGACGTACTCCTACAGTTCAATTTTTGGAAAGTCCCTTGGAGAGAGGAGACAATATGTTAAATCTGCTGAGTAAAATTAGTCAGGAGCGACAAAATAAACCCGAGGCAGTAGATTAAATTGGTAAATATTTAAATGATCTGAATGATCGGCGATTGATGAAACAAGATTGGCAAAGTTTATCCCTCAAAGAGCAAATTGCTCAGATGATTATTGTCCGTGCTTCAGGTCATTTGTTCGATCATCAAATCCGTTATCCTGCTTGGGAAGCCAACAATCAGCAATTAAAAACCTGGCTGAGGGAGTTTAATCTGGGTGGTGTGATTCTGCTAGGTGGAAGTAGTGTTGAATTGCAGGCGCGATCGCAACAGTTGCAGAGTTGGGCAAATATACCCCTATTCATTGCTGCGGATATTGAAGAAGGGATTGGACAGCGTTTTCCTGGAGGGACTTGGTTTCCCCCGCCAATGGCATTAGGCAAGATTTATGAGCAGAATCCAGACTTAGCCCGACAATATGCGCATCAGATGGGAGAAGTAACGGCACAGGAAGCTTTAGCCGTCGGTATTAACTGGTTACTTGCTCCTGTGGTGGATGTTAATAATAATCCCGATAATCCCGCGATTAATATTCGCGCTTTTGGCGATCGCTCTGAAGTTGTAGCTGATTTAACTACGGCATTTATTCAAGGTGCTAAATCTACGGCTGTTTTAACCACCGCCAAGCATTTTCCTGGACATGGGGATACCTCCACCGATTCTCATTTGGATTTACCTGCTTTGAATCATTCTGAGTCCAGATTAGCCACAGTTGAATTACCTCCTTTTCAGCAGGCGATCGCGGCTGGGGTAGATAGTGTGATGACGGCTCATTTATTAATTGCTGCTTGGGATGCAAAGCTACCAGTCACTCTGTCGCAGAAAATTGTGAGCGAAATTTTAAGAAATCGCCTCGGTTTTTCGGGTTTAGTCGTCACAGATGCGCTGATTATGGGGGGAATAACTAAATATGCGACTCCTGAAACAGTAGCAGTGATGGCAGTTGAAGCAGGTACAGATATTTTATTAATGCCCGATCATCCAGAAGTAGCGATCGCTTCGATCTATGATGCAGTGCAAACTGGCAGGATTAAGCAATCAAGAATTCAGGAGTCTTTAGCACGTATCTGGCAGGCTAAACAACAGGTTTTTGCTGATTCAACTACAATTACAGAATTGTCGAGCGATCGCGCTAGATCTACCGTCAACTCGATCCTGAAAAATTCTCTACAACAAAGTAAGATATCAATAATTACTGATGCTCATGCACCAGGGCGTAATTTAATCGTGGTAGATGATCTATTAACTGTAAATTACCTAGATATTAACTCTCCAGCAATTACTATTCCTCAAGAATACAATTATCAAAGGCAGCTTGTAGACAGCAATACTTTAGACTGTATTTTATTAGATTCTCGTCCAACTCTACTACAAGTATTTATTCGTGGTAATCCCTTTCGCGGTAATGCAGGTTTAACTAATAAAACTAAAGCAATATATCAACAGTTAATTGCAAATCAACAAGTAGCTGGTATAGCAATTTACGGTAGTCCCTACGTCCTAGAATGGTTTAAAAGCATTATGGGATCGGATTTACCGTGGGTGTTTACTTATGGACAAATGCCACAGGCTCAGGCGATCGCTCTTAAGACTTTATTTGCTGATAATTCTCAGTCTTTAGAATTTCAATCTCCTAATTTTGGGTTTTAGTTAAATTGTAAAATCGAACGAATATCGTAGCTTAAGTTGAATAAAAAATCATTATAAATGACCAGTATAAATCACTTGATATCCTGACAAAGTGCTTAATCAAATCTTAACTTGCCATCGATTTTCCTAACATTAAAAAGCTAATGTAATTTTAGATACAGCAAGTAATAATATTTTTGCTAGCAGCAGTTTGGTTAATAGTTTATATTGATAGAAAGATTAATTTTAAAGCTATTTTATTTATACGGTAATACAACATGACTGCTACTACACAATCATACCCTTCTACTATTTATTCTCTTGATACCCTTAAAGATGAAGCTCGCCAGCTAATCGAAACAGGCATTATTAGCCGTCAACAATCGATCTATACCCTGTGCAAATATATTCCCGCTCGTGAGTGGGTTACAATTGAGTGTCAATTAGAAAGAGCTGACTATTTACTCAGAGATCCGATTGGTGATTTAGTTTCCTACGACAGCTGGGAAAACGACTAAATACCACTTTGCTTTTACTTAAGTAGCGAGTAAGTTAACTAAATAAAGCAATACTAGACAATGTTAGGACGTTTTTTATTACTACCCACTATCTATTTGCGAAGCTTATGCTAAAGCACTAGCTACGCGTCGTCCTTTAGGACTACCTACTACCTTCGAGCCGATCACCCTCATTGTCTTAATCTAACTTTGTACGGCTATAATTACCCTACTTAAGGCATTAACTGTTCTAGCTGGCTGCGCCAAATTTTAAGTTTTAGTGACAAAGGATATTCTGGGTTTTGAGTCCAAAAAATATATCCAGTAGCAGCTACAGCAGCTACAATTCCTATTAATAAAATACCTAGCCGATTTTTCGCTGGTTTTTGACTAGCTTTAGTCAGTTGAACTGGTGCAGTTTGAATATGCTGAATCTTTGTAGGGGTTGATGATCGGGCTATTATTTCTGGCTCAACTTCTAACTCAGTAACAGGTTGTGCTTTGACCATTAAATTAGTCTGATGATTATTAAGAGTCGATAATTTAGTACGGCGATCGCTAATTATTGATTTAAGTTTAGTACCCTTAAGATTAGCCTGCTCTAGATCTACTCCACAAACATTTGCGCCAACTAAATCGCTATTAGTTAAGTTAGCATTGGTTAAATTACTATGACGTAGAATAGAGTTGCTGAGTTTGGCATTCGTCAAATTCGCTTCCTCAAAGTTTACTCCTTGGAGATTAGCGTTACTCAAATCCGCACCACTGAGATTCTTTCTCGCTGCACCATAATTAACGATCTCCCAAACAGAATACCATTTAGGATCGATCATCGTCTTTTGGCTAAATTTAGCTGTTTTAAAATTGGCAAATTTTAGTTCTGCATCCTTAAAATATGTGCCACAACACAATGCACCAGCGAGATTAACCGCAGTCAGATTTGCTTGACTAAAATAAGCATTTCTCAAGTCCGCATTTTGCAAATTAGCCCCAGTTAAATCTACTTTATAAAGATAAGTATTACTCAAATTAGCGCTATTAAAATTGACGTTTAGCAGTTTAGTATTACTCAAATCAGCATTACTCAAATCAACTCGAAATAAATTAGAATTGCTGAGATCGATGCCAGAATAATTTTTTTTTGCAGTTTGACGATTGACAATTTCATGTACCTTGCGATACTTGGTTGCCATTATTGTTTTAGCATTAATAGTAGCTTGAGAAAAGATGGCATAATCTAAATTAGCTCCTTTAAAGTTAGTATCAAAAAGATTAGCGCCCAATAAATTAGCTTGCTCTAAATTAGCATTAGCTAACTGAGCATTACTTAAGTCTACCCGACTAAAATTAACCTGTTGAAGAATAGCCCCTTTTAGGTTAATTCCGCGAAGATTTAAATTAATTAGATTAGCTTGTGAAAGATCTGGTATAACTTGTTTGTGCATATCATACCAGCTATTCCAGGCTTCAACACCCTGCTTAATTAATGCCAAATGTTCTGAGTTTGCCATGATTAAAATTCCTTAATAAAACTTACTTATAAGCTACAATCTCTTTGAGTTTTTTAAAAATTTAAACATAATATGGTCATTAAATATTAAATATATATCGTAGTATGACAGCTTAATATTTACCACACTGTTAAAATAAGACACTTAAATTTTATCAACATTTATATTGTTAATTTAATATATAAGTTATCAATCAAGTGTGAAGTTTTAAATAAATGTCAACTGAGTAAAGTAAATTAAACTCAAGTATCGATCATCTACAATTAGTAAAGCTTTGCGTAAATAGTAAACAGCGCGCCAGATATCGTAATAATTAAAAATTTGGATGAGTTACAAGCTCAAAGCATTGATATAATCGACCAACCAAGCAGTGTAACTATTGGGAATCGAAACTAGCGATCGCTCTAATGAATTTTTGCTGATATCTATGAATATTTTCCTAGAAACTGACCGCTTAATTTTACGCAAATTGACTCAAGATGATCTAGACAATTTAGTCCAATTAGATAGCGATCCTGAAGTAATGCGATTTATTAATGGTGGCATTGCGACTACAAGAGAAGCAATCGCCAATGAATTTTTACCCTACGCAACAGGCTATTACAAAAAATCTTCAGATTTGGGTTTCTGGGCAATAGTTGAACGACAAAACCAAGAATTTGTTGGTTGGATATTTTTACGTCCTGAAATTGATTTTAAATTACTACAACAGCTAAATCTTGCTGAACC is a genomic window of Pleurocapsa minor HA4230-MV1 containing:
- a CDS encoding P-II family nitrogen regulator, with amino-acid sequence MKKIEAIIRPFKLDEVKIALVNAGVVGMTVSEVRGFGRQKGQTERYRGSEYTVEFLQKLKIEIVIEDDQVNMVVDKIIAAARTGEIGDGKIFVYPVDQVVRIRTGEKNLEAV
- a CDS encoding nuclear transport factor 2 family protein; translated protein: MAESLLSSAQIQEIIVRQAQAWEQQNAQAIVDDFAENAIFIAAGFKFMGKQQIKKAAQDYFKQFHHTSVTIKRTILDVDKNCGAVEWDWRDQNRKTGKEGFAEDAIVFELANGKILYWREYIEKKK
- a CDS encoding zinc ABC transporter substrate-binding protein, with product MVAEQFSTRRWFVLAGACLGLLLVGCEASGDRVESDKPQVVSTSTIIADLTEKVGGDEISHQGILEPGADPHVYEPTPQNSVALEQADLILYNGFNLEPGIIKMISSTGVNAKKYAVGEVVTPLDFEYQGQQEPDPHVWGDAQNAIAMTKAIRDRLIELSPEDRAEFTANAEELITELQQVDRWITEQIKTIPPAKRRLVTTHDAFQYYTRAYGLEMAGTLIGISTEEQPSAQTVKNLANEIRKMQIPAIFAETTINPQLIQTVAEEAGVRLAPQELYSDSIGVKGSEGDSYVKMLVANTKSIVESLGGDYQAFMR
- a CDS encoding photosystem II q(b) protein, which gives rise to MTTTLQQRETRGAWENFCQWVTSTNNRIYVGWFGVLMIPTLLAATTCFLIAFVAAPPVDIDGIREPVAGSLIYGNNIISGAVVPSSNAIGLHFYPIWEAASLDEWLYNGGPYQLIIFHFLIGVFSYLGRQW
- a CDS encoding LysR family transcriptional regulator, which translates into the protein MIPATLHQLKVFETVARNGSFTRAAEELLITQPTVSSQVKQLTNSVGLPLFEQIGKRLYLTDAGQELLLTCQDIFEKLNNFEIKIADLKGTKQGQLNLAVITTAKYFVPRLLGSFCQNYPGIDVALQVTNHQEIQQRMLANKDDLYVVSNPSNDVDLTTKPFLNNPLVVVARKDHPLANKKNIDLKELNNQPFIMREQGSGTRESIVKLLTENNLSVKVKLELGSNEAIKQAIYGGLGISILSEHSLFSEGMSGELTILDFKHFPIKRRWYVAYLAGKKLSVIAETFLDYLLEESPKMSFPQSSILARSN
- a CDS encoding metal ABC transporter ATP-binding protein, whose translation is MSYNAIAVDNLGVCYRTVEALRNISLNLTPGKVTGVFGPNGAGKSTLVKAMLGLIPANSGSVSYDGQPIQHHLDKIAYVPQRSQIDWTYPVTVWDVVMMGQVRKTGWFRRFSNVSRRQAMAALEQVEMSEYQHRPLGQLSGGQQQRVFLARSLAQQAEVFFFDEPFVGVDQKTENIIFKIFHQLADRGKIVVVVNHDLGESITNFDELILLNKELIAAGQRQQVLRDENLQRAYGGKVMFFSDENNN
- a CDS encoding DEAD/DEAH box helicase — encoded protein: MSIIHGSWIVNAGQDYFFVWGQTWRSLVNETFSLNKSGDFIHPFNLQRSELLDLFQSHELDVADLLAQSKWHTQLVGMPTIITETSVSKKVQPVFAGNAVKGESKLDLYLWEVKGFRLTVEETISLLQILSLAALQSGTDYLAGDLRYWSHIYRWVLDLIVRQKFLPGIEVKKSRRTNYRSVWQPLIDSEIDRVRLAKFTQALPEACLAYLDAEESQANTTEEGLLLRSLSLLLDGRLRSWIDYNPNSYKDISIEPWLRSLSGSPVLETNLSDANRLTHALYSWTLPVSEYIVNRQNELGLNRYRVCFVLAPPIETKEDSEQPDWSLNYYLQALDNPDFIVDAATIWQCAAEFLKIGDRTIENPQETLLKGLGLATRIYEPVRESLNHSHPSSCILDPIQVYEFIRAKVWQLRDNGLGVILPPGLTNDNREQRLGIKMTASVSQRKGERLSLQSMLKYKLEIAVGDRTVSKTDFKKLLAQKSPIVEIDGQWIALQPADVRAAQAVLDQSNDQLDLSVEDALRLSTGDTKTLAKLPVVKFEPTGVLAGLLDNLSDDKSVEPVNKIKDFKGELRPYQAKGVGWLSFLDTWGLGACLADDMGLGKTIQLIAFLLNLKQQKLLTKPTLLICPTSVINNWEREVKKFAPTLQAMIHHGNQREQGKAFAKIVKDKQLVITSYSLVHRDQKTLSGIDWQGIVLDEAQNIKNPVAKQSQAVREIPAGFRIALTGTPVENRLTELWSILDFLNPGFLGNRNFFQKRFAVPIEKYGDRESLNILRSLTQPFILRRLKTDKNIIQDLPEKQEMNVFCGLSAEQAELYQQLVDNSLEEIEDADGIKRRGLILTLLLRLKQLCNHPELLDRHQDKKAIVKTEHFGDRSGKLLRLEEMLEEIVDEGDRSLIFTQFSEWGKILKPYLSEKLKQEVMFLYGATPREARQEMVDRFQNEPNGPKIFILSLKAGGTGLNLTRANHVFHVDRWWNPAVENQATDRAFRIGQQRNVQVHKFVCTGTLEERINDIIESKKELAEQTVGAGEQWLTDLDTGSLRNLLLLDRDAVIDD
- the rbfA gene encoding 30S ribosome-binding factor RbfA is translated as MANSRRVARVAALIKREVSQMLFSEIKDDRVGAGMVSITDVDVSGDLQHAKIFVSIYGTDEAREETMAGLDSSSHYIRKELGSRMKLRRTPTVQFLESPLERGDNMLNLLSKISQERQNKPEAVD